AAGGCCACCGCGACGCCAAGCAGGCCTCCCAGCGCTAGCTCGCGATGCCGCGATGTCCAATGCCATCGACCCAGAACACGGCGCCTGGCGATATAAACGCCCAATAAGATCAGCATCCCCGCCACCGAACCGAGGTGCTGCAGGACGTGGAACAAAGGACAGGGCTCGTGGAGCAAGGAGAAGCGCTGGACGAACCAACCGCTGGCATGGGTAAAGGCGTCCAAGAAATTATGCGACCAGATGCCCAACAGCAACGAGACCGTAACCTGTCTCCAAGCCGGGGAGGGTGGTGCCGTTCTCAGGAAGCCCGTGACCCAACTTCGCTCTGGATCCGGAAGCGGCGCCGCAAGAATCCTGCCACCAGTCCTCATCGCCAGCCAGATGAGCCAACCGAGCGGGAGGGCAATCTGCAGGCTACCCCTGAAGCTGTGAGCCTGACTCGCGAGATCGAAGCGGTGGAAGTAGTAGCCGAGATCCGGCACCATGCTGCCGATGACCAAGCCCAGCGGATCGAGCCTCCGGTAGCGGAGAAGCGGAAGTACCACGGCGGCGTGACTGACCGTAAATGGCATGGCGGGGGAATTTCAGACGCCATGATGAAGGGCCAGCGAAGCGGTGATGAAATCGGACCTCCCTTTCGCATGTTAGCCGATTGTGAACAGTTCGGGAATTCAGCGTGGGCATTGTTTGCGGGACGGGGCTGGGAAGGAGCTTGCGGGTACTTCCGCCGTGGTTTTCCACAGACTTTTCCACCCGTGGAATGCCTGTAGTGAAGCGGTGGAACGGCGATTTCTGAGGGTTGTTCACATCCCTAAGACGAAGAGTTTCCTTAGCTTTAAAAAGATCTCTTATTAGAGCCTGTGAGTAAACAAGCGACCGGGAAGGGAAGAGACACCGGGGAATGATCCATCGAATCGAGCGAGGAAAG
This portion of the Luteolibacter luteus genome encodes:
- a CDS encoding DUF4184 family protein, with the protein product MPFTVSHAAVVLPLLRYRRLDPLGLVIGSMVPDLGYYFHRFDLASQAHSFRGSLQIALPLGWLIWLAMRTGGRILAAPLPDPERSWVTGFLRTAPPSPAWRQVTVSLLLGIWSHNFLDAFTHASGWFVQRFSLLHEPCPLFHVLQHLGSVAGMLILLGVYIARRRVLGRWHWTSRHRELALGGLLGVAVAFPIAWSFASRFEGWLMVRALGFRWIITSLALASLAYLVFGLFLWISERKTRSD